GCGTGGGCGCTGGGCGTCGAACTCCTGCTCTCGATCGGCCTGATCCTCACCGTCGGACTGGCAGCCGACCTGATGAACACCTACCTGCTGAACCTCAGCCTACTTCGGTGGTACAAGTTCGAGGGGGTGGCCCGATGAGCGCCATCGGGTCGATTAAAGCGAACTGGCGCGTCCTGCTCCTGGTCGTCTTCCTCACCGTCGCCCTCGTCGCGCTGTTCATCCCCGGTGGCGTCATCGGCGGCGAGGAGACGTACGCGACCAACGACAGCTCCAGGAGCATGCACAACCTCGAGTTCGGACTCGGTCTCGACGGCGGGACGAAGATCAGCGCCCCGGTCACGGGGCTGACGGTCGAGGAAGTGAGCGTCGACGCTGAAGGGAACCAACTGGACCGACGCGGCCAGGAGATCCAGGCCACGGTCTCGGAGGAACTCGACCTCGAGACCGGCGACGCTCTCGTCCGGACGGACCACCAGAACGGCGAGGTCAGCGTCGAGGTGTTCACCGAGAACGTCACCGAAGCGGAGTTCGCCGGGGCGCTCCAGGAAGCCGGCCTCGACGTCACCGAAGAGGACGTCAGGCAAGGCGTCACCCAGGCCACCCGCGACGACATCCAGATGACGATCGAGTCGCGAATCAACGAGGCCGGCCTCTCGGGCAGTCAGGTCTCCCAGGCCGAGATGGGCGGCACCTACTACATCGTGACCGAAGCGCCCGCGATGACCAACGAGGAACTGCGGGCGCTGCTCGAGGACCGCGGGATCGTCGAGATCGTCATGCACTACCCCGATGGCGAGGGCGGCCAGCAAAACGAGACGGCGCTCGTCCAGCAGGACTTCGGGAACATCGGAACGGCCTCCTACAACGGCGAGGAAGGGTACGACTACGTCCCCGTCTCGGTCAACCCCGGTCCCGCCGAGGAGTACCAACAGCGGATGGTCGAGACCGGCTTCACCCAGAATCCCAGCAGTTGTAGCTACGGAAACCCCGAGGCCGAAGGATCGAACTACTGTCTGCTCACGATGGTCGACGGCGAGGTCGTCGACGCACACAGCCTCTCCCCGGGGCTCGCCGCAGACATGGAGAGTGGCCAGTGGGCAAACGGTGGCCAGTTCCAGATGATCACGCCCAGCCAGCAGGAGGCCCAGACGCTTTCGATCAACCTCCGCGCCGGCGAACTGCGCGCGCCGCTCGACTTCGACCGGGCTCAGACCTACATGATCAGCCCCGCGCTGGCCGACCAGTTCAAGAACTACTCGCTGCTGATCGGGATCCTGGCCGTGCTCACCGTCAGCGGCGTCGTCTACCTGCGCTACGGCGACCGGCGCGTCGCTCTCCCGATGATCGTCACCGCCCTCTCGGAGGTCGTCATCCTCCTCGGGTTCGCCGCCCTCCTGCGGATGCCACTCGATCTCTCGCACGTCGCCGGGTTCATCGCCGTCGTCGGGACAGGGGTGGACGACCTGATCATCATCGCCGACGAGGTGTTAGACGAGGGCGACGTCAACTCGAGACGCGTCTTCGAGTCCCGGTTCCGGAAGGCGTTCTGGGTCATCGGCGCTGCGGCAGCGACGACGATCGTCGCCATGTCACCGCTGGCCGTGCTCAGCCTGGGCGACCTCCGTGGGTTTGCCATCATCACGATCCTGGGCGTTCTTATCGGGGTCCTGATCACGCGACCGGCCTACGGGGACATTCTGCGCCGGTTACTGACCGACAAGTAGCTCGTCGTTTTCACGTATTCCCGATAGTCGTCTCGAGGGCTGTAACCAATACCGAACGCTCAGGTCGGCTCTGGTGAAGAAGACTAATTCGGGCTGAGTCCGCGCTGCATACGCGGATAGAGGAACACTGTGTTCGGCACAGCTAACTCTTCAGGAAGACAGAACCGGCGCCTGCGTGCAGTCGCGTTTGACTGTTGGATTGGTTCCGGCTATCCGCTCACACCTGTATCCCGTCGCTCGCCAGCCGTTACTGGCAGCGTAAACGAGAACGTCGCTCCCTCGTCCGGTTCTGACTCGACCCAGATCTCCCCGCCGTGGCGCTCGACGATCCGCTCACACAGTGCGAGTCCGATGCCGGTCCCGTCGTACTCCCCGTGGGTGTGAAGCCGCTGGAACACCTCGAAGATGCAGTCCTGATTGTCAGTATCGATGCCGATACCCTCGTCGCGGACCGACACGATCCACTCGGATCGATCGCGTTTGGCCGAGACGTGGATCTGGGGCTTCTCGTCGCCGCTGTAAGTGATCGCGTTCTCCAGCAGGTTCTGGAACACCTGGCGGAGCTGGCTGGCATCACCGCTGACGCGAGGAAGGTCGTCGACGGTGACCTCGGCGTCGCTCTCCGCGATCTGGATCCGAAGATCCGCCAGTACGTCGTCGAACACGGTATCGAGGTCGATTAGTTCCAGCGGATCGCCTTGCGTCTCGACACGCGAATAGGCGAGCAACCCGTCGATCATCTCGCGCATGCGGTCGGCCCCATCCACCGCGAACTCGAGGAACTCCTCGCCGTCCTCGTCGAGCGCGTTCTCGTACCGTCGTTCGAGCAGCTGAAGGTACGTCGAGACCATCCGGAGTGGCTCCTGCAGGTCGTGGGAAGCGGCGTAGGCGAACTGCTCGAGCCGTTCGTTCGACGCTTCGAGTCGCTCGATCACCTCTTCTAACCGTTGCTCGCGCTGTTTGCGTTCAGTAATATCCTGAGCCGCTCCGCGGAGCGAGGCGGCCTTATTATCGACGATCTCCGGAACACCCTGCAGCCGCAGCCACCGTATGTCGCCGCTGTTCGTACGAATCCGTGCCTCCACGTCGAAGGGGTCGCCCGAGTCGAGCGCGTTCTCGACGGCGTCCTCGACGATCCCCTGGTCGTCCTCGTGGTACATGTCGAGGGCATTCTCCAGCGGCGGTTCCTCCTCGGCATCCACTTCCAGAAGCTCGAAGATGTGATCGGTCCAGAACACGTCCTTCGTTTCCGGGTCGATCTCCCAGCCGCCGACGTCCGCGATGCGTTCGGTTTTCTCGAGTAAGTCGAGCGTCCGTTCGAGTTCACGTTCGCGCTCGATCTGTTCGGTAACGTCGCGCGTCAATGCAAGCTGGGATGTCGTCCCGTCGGGGCGATGCAGCGGCACCGCGTGCGTTTCCATGTGCCGGCGCGTGCCGTCTAGCCCGACGATGTCGAACTCCAGGACGCCTCGCTCGCCCCGACAGATCCGCTCGTTGAACTCGCGGAACGTTTCGCGGTGTTCGGGGGCGATCAGCCCGTAGACGGATTCGCCGATCACCGCCGATTCCGAGTCGGCCCCCACCATGTCGAGCCCGGCGGAGTTCATCTGGAGCAGAGTGCCGTCGTCGGCAACGGTCTTGATGCACTCGGGCGCGGTCTCGACGAGCGCACTCAGGTGCTCTGTGCGCTCGCGCAGTTCCTGCTCGCGGTGGCGGCGCTCGAGTTCGTATTGCACCCACTGACCCATCAGGTGCTGAAACGTCCGTTCGGCCTCCGAAAACGCTTCCGCTCTCGGTTCGGTCGAAACAAACCAGAACGTCCGGTTACTGTCGTCCTCGAATTCGAGGTACGTTCCAAGGTACGTCCGCACGCCGAACGTGTCGTAGCACAGCTTGCCTTCGAACCCGTCGGTCGTCGGTGCGGTAATCGCACAGGTACCCCCCTCGTCCGCAGGCACACGGCAGTACGTTTCGGAGAGAAGACACGATTCGCCCGGAACGAGGTGTTCGTGCTCCCCGTTCGTGATCTCCACCTCGAAGTGATCAGTGTCCGGTTCAGCGACGGCGATACCACCGAGTTCCATATCGAACCGTTCACAGCCGAGGTCGAGCAAGTCCTGGAGTTTCTCCTCGAACGTCCGATCGGGATCGGAGGTAATCTCGTACAATTGCCGTTGGGCCCGTTCCCACTTCCTGCGCTCGCTATTGTCGCGGACCACCGCGAGCAGGACTGGCCGGCCGTGATGCTCCATTCGAGACGCAGAGATCTCGGCCGGAATCTGGCCCCGGTCGCTGGTGTGACAGGTGAGTTCATCAGTCCACCCAGTGCCGTCTTCGAACACCCCCTCGACGAATTCCCGGAACGCGTCGAGTTCGTTGGGGTGTATGTCGGAGGGAGCGAGGGCCATCAATTCGTCGTGCGTATAGCCGAGCATCTCGGTTGCGGCCCGGTTCGCGTCGACGATCTCGTCCGCTTCGGGGTCGACGATGAGGATGCCGTCGTGACTGCTCTCGAAAATGCGCTCCAGGTACTCTTGTCGTTCCGTTAACGCCGTCTTCACCTCCGTCCGCTCTTGCAGCGTCTGCAGCATGCGATCGACCTTCGTCTCCACCTTCTCGGAGCCGAAGAACTTCTCGGGTGGTGTGTAGTAGAAGTTCTGTGAGACGGTGCTGTTAGAGACGATGTGTGGGTGCGTCTTGATAACGTCGTGGATAACTGACGCCGGGAACCGCTCCCGGTTGTACTGGCACATGACGGCGTAGTCTTCGTCCTGGTAGAGGGGGTTGAGCACGGCCTCGTACTCGACCAGTTCGTCGGTACTCGTGTCTCCCTCCAGTGCCCACGTCATCTCGGCGGCCGCTCTGAGTCCCGTGTACCCATCCTCGTCTTTCGCCTGTTCGAGCGACTCCTCCCAGAATTCCAGCATGGTGGTCCTGTCGAACTCGCCGTTTCGGCGGTAGGTATCCGCTGGTGTGAGGACGGAGAGTGCACCCGATTCGAGGGCGGTGTTCACGTCGATACCGTGATCCCGCATCGCCTCCACGACTGCTTCCCTGGAGTTGTCGTCGGCGACGTACAGACACTGTTCGCCGCGTTCGAGCCCTTCGCAGATGAACGGAATTGCAGATGCAAATTGGTCTTCACGGCGCTCGTAGATCAGTGCAAAATGGTCGTTCGAGTGGTCGTGGGTGTCCTGGGGCTCGATCGACTCCCGAAGCTCCGAGTGTTGATGCAGCGCTCCCAACCCGCCCTCGCGGTCCGGTCCTCGCTGTCGCGTACCGCGCTCGACCTGGTTACTCACTAAATCAGATTATTCACGGAGATTATTAACTCTGGTCCCCAATTAGGCCGGTGATCCATCGGCCATCTGCTACTGATTTTAGCGAATGCTAGCGTCACCCAGAGCGCCGACACCGAGGACACACCTCCACGAATCCGTTCTCGTCACCGTGAGTTCGACGGTAATCGATCGAGACCGGGCGACCGCAGCGCAGACAGGTACTCGACTCCGGCGTGAAGTCCATACTCGAGGCTCCGTGGAGCGTGAGAATAGCGGCTGTGGGTGCCTATGCAAGGTTTCCTCGGTTCGCGAGCGTCACGTGTTCACGGGGTGTCGCGAGTATCGCAAACGGATCACGACAGCTCGCGAACCATCACGATGGCGTCCTCGCCGTCCTCGTAGTACCGCGGCACCCGCCGGAGCGGGTCGAAGCCGAACCGATCGTAGAGGCGTTTCGCCCCGTCGTTCGATTCCCGGACCTCGAGTTTCGCCGAGTGAGCGCCCTGGCTCGCGAGAACGGCGAGGGATCGACCCAGCAGCGCCGAGCCGATACCCGAGCCGCGCCAATCGGAGTGGACGGCGACGTCCTTGATGTGGCCGATGTCGCGGCCGTAGTTCGGCGTCACGTCCGAAACGACGTACCCAGCGACCCGCCCGTCGTCGGTTTCGGCGACCAGAAACCCGGGCTCGCCCAAGAACTGGGTGAACGCGTCGTAGGGCCACGGCTGGGGGAACGACGTGTTCTCGATCCGCACGACGGCGAGGAGGTCGGCGCGCTCTGCCTGGCGAATCGTCACGCCGTCTCGAGTCCGCGTCGACTCGGTCGGGGTCGTCACAGGAGGGAGTATCGACGTGGGGGTAAAAGAAGTACGCGACCGTTTACCTCGTTCGTCGAGTGTGGATTTCGGTTCGAAGTCGGCGTTTCAGCTGAATGCCGTCTCAGGCCGGGATCGCCCCCAGATCGAACTCCTCGGTGAGCGTCTTCAACTCCTCGAGGGCGTCCTGTTCCTCACGAAGGTTCTCCTCGAGCAGGTCGGCCGCGTCGCCTAAGTCCATCTGGGCCGCCAGCGGGATCAGGTTGCCGTAAGCCGCGATCTCGTAGTGTTCGGTCTTCTCGGCGGCCGCCATGTTGTGGTAGTCGAGGACGTCCTGGTTGGGGTCGGTCTCGAGGAACTCCTCGTACTCCTCGATTAGCCCCTCGATGCCTTCGCACTCTTCCTTTTCAGGCGGCTCGCCGAACGCGTCGAACACCTCCTCGAGGCGGTCGATGTGCGTCTGGGTCTCCTCGCGGTGTTCGACGAAGGCGTTCGCGATTTCCTCACGCTCGGTGTGTTCCTCGAGGTCTTCCAGCGCGTCGAGTAGCTGGTGCTCGGCGTGGTAGATGTCCTCGAGTCCGTGCTCGAACAGGTCGTGGATCGTTTCGGTGCTCATGGAACCACCGATTCGGACTCCGCCAAGCACGACCAAACCTCGTCAGCCTGCGATGGCAGGCGGGTTACTCGGATGCTGATTCAGAATCCGAATCCGCAGTCGAGGTCGAACTCGAGTCTGCTTCCGAGCCCGTATCCGCATCCGCGGCTTCCTCGACGCGACCGGCATGTTTCTCGAGATCAGCCGCCAGCGCCCGTGCCTGATCTGGTGTCAAACGAACTTCCTCCATGTGCGCCGGCAAGTGGTCTTCCATCATGTTGTCCAGTTCGAGTTGCAGTTTGACGTGGTCGGGTTGTGTCCGGGCAGCAGTCGCATCCACCACCGCATCCTGTTCGTCCTGGAAGTCGTGTCCCGTCACGACCGCGTCGGCGAGGTCCAGCGTCGTGTACGCGGTAACGCGCATCAGTCGGTCGACCATCGGTTCAGTCGTCGGACGGTATCGGCGACCCGTCGGGCGTCGCCGGGGCCGGGCTCTCGTCCAGGGCGTCCTGATCGGCGTAGGGGTACCAGGTCCGCTTGGTGTTGTGCATGTACGGATCCTCGTAGTCGGTCTCCTCGGGTTCGATGAGGTCCGCCAGTTCGTCGTCGTCACGCGCGGCGACGAACTCGCGGAAGCTCTCTCCGCCCTCCCGGGCATCAGCGAAGTTTTCGAGCAGGTTCGCGATCGCTCCCGGCACTTCGTCAACGGGGA
This region of Natronosalvus halobius genomic DNA includes:
- the rimI gene encoding ribosomal protein S18-alanine N-acetyltransferase, with product MTTPTESTRTRDGVTIRQAERADLLAVVRIENTSFPQPWPYDAFTQFLGEPGFLVAETDDGRVAGYVVSDVTPNYGRDIGHIKDVAVHSDWRGSGIGSALLGRSLAVLASQGAHSAKLEVRESNDGAKRLYDRFGFDPLRRVPRYYEDGEDAIVMVRELS
- a CDS encoding DUF7563 family protein; this encodes MDFTPESSTCLRCGRPVSIDYRRTHGDENGFVEVCPRCRRSG
- a CDS encoding DUF6360 family protein; this translates as MVDRLMRVTAYTTLDLADAVVTGHDFQDEQDAVVDATAARTQPDHVKLQLELDNMMEDHLPAHMEEVRLTPDQARALAADLEKHAGRVEEAADADTGSEADSSSTSTADSDSESASE
- a CDS encoding DUF892 family protein, with protein sequence MSTETIHDLFEHGLEDIYHAEHQLLDALEDLEEHTEREEIANAFVEHREETQTHIDRLEEVFDAFGEPPEKEECEGIEGLIEEYEEFLETDPNQDVLDYHNMAAAEKTEHYEIAAYGNLIPLAAQMDLGDAADLLEENLREEQDALEELKTLTEEFDLGAIPA
- a CDS encoding preprotein translocase subunit SecD → MSAIGSIKANWRVLLLVVFLTVALVALFIPGGVIGGEETYATNDSSRSMHNLEFGLGLDGGTKISAPVTGLTVEEVSVDAEGNQLDRRGQEIQATVSEELDLETGDALVRTDHQNGEVSVEVFTENVTEAEFAGALQEAGLDVTEEDVRQGVTQATRDDIQMTIESRINEAGLSGSQVSQAEMGGTYYIVTEAPAMTNEELRALLEDRGIVEIVMHYPDGEGGQQNETALVQQDFGNIGTASYNGEEGYDYVPVSVNPGPAEEYQQRMVETGFTQNPSSCSYGNPEAEGSNYCLLTMVDGEVVDAHSLSPGLAADMESGQWANGGQFQMITPSQQEAQTLSINLRAGELRAPLDFDRAQTYMISPALADQFKNYSLLIGILAVLTVSGVVYLRYGDRRVALPMIVTALSEVVILLGFAALLRMPLDLSHVAGFIAVVGTGVDDLIIIADEVLDEGDVNSRRVFESRFRKAFWVIGAAAATTIVAMSPLAVLSLGDLRGFAIITILGVLIGVLITRPAYGDILRRLLTDK
- a CDS encoding MEDS domain-containing protein; its protein translation is MSNQVERGTRQRGPDREGGLGALHQHSELRESIEPQDTHDHSNDHFALIYERREDQFASAIPFICEGLERGEQCLYVADDNSREAVVEAMRDHGIDVNTALESGALSVLTPADTYRRNGEFDRTTMLEFWEESLEQAKDEDGYTGLRAAAEMTWALEGDTSTDELVEYEAVLNPLYQDEDYAVMCQYNRERFPASVIHDVIKTHPHIVSNSTVSQNFYYTPPEKFFGSEKVETKVDRMLQTLQERTEVKTALTERQEYLERIFESSHDGILIVDPEADEIVDANRAATEMLGYTHDELMALAPSDIHPNELDAFREFVEGVFEDGTGWTDELTCHTSDRGQIPAEISASRMEHHGRPVLLAVVRDNSERRKWERAQRQLYEITSDPDRTFEEKLQDLLDLGCERFDMELGGIAVAEPDTDHFEVEITNGEHEHLVPGESCLLSETYCRVPADEGGTCAITAPTTDGFEGKLCYDTFGVRTYLGTYLEFEDDSNRTFWFVSTEPRAEAFSEAERTFQHLMGQWVQYELERRHREQELRERTEHLSALVETAPECIKTVADDGTLLQMNSAGLDMVGADSESAVIGESVYGLIAPEHRETFREFNERICRGERGVLEFDIVGLDGTRRHMETHAVPLHRPDGTTSQLALTRDVTEQIERERELERTLDLLEKTERIADVGGWEIDPETKDVFWTDHIFELLEVDAEEEPPLENALDMYHEDDQGIVEDAVENALDSGDPFDVEARIRTNSGDIRWLRLQGVPEIVDNKAASLRGAAQDITERKQREQRLEEVIERLEASNERLEQFAYAASHDLQEPLRMVSTYLQLLERRYENALDEDGEEFLEFAVDGADRMREMIDGLLAYSRVETQGDPLELIDLDTVFDDVLADLRIQIAESDAEVTVDDLPRVSGDASQLRQVFQNLLENAITYSGDEKPQIHVSAKRDRSEWIVSVRDEGIGIDTDNQDCIFEVFQRLHTHGEYDGTGIGLALCERIVERHGGEIWVESEPDEGATFSFTLPVTAGERRDTGVSG